A stretch of DNA from Malus sylvestris chromosome 9, drMalSylv7.2, whole genome shotgun sequence:
ATTattgaagtttttgaagaataTACAAAATGTATGATCACATGATGCTTCCAGACTGGCATTAGTTGTatattcttttttccttttgtaaCTCTGCAGCGTTTGGGATAATTTTTCACGTTACTGGGTTGTAGGAGTTTTTGTTGATTCCAAAATCTGATTTTGATGGAAATGAGTTTAACTATGTTATTTCTTCACCTGTTGTATTAGACTCAAACCAGATTGGATACTCGAAAGGCTACCCTCATCGCGCAGCCCCAGCCTCACCAATTCTATGCATGGGTTCCTGCTCTCCCGTTTCTCTCTCCCTGTATACTCCCTAACTCTCTCAACAAATCAAAACCCCAAATCCAATTCAATCTCGAGACAGAGGAAATTCAAGGAGCCGAGTTGCAGAGAGAAGAGATAACGAAATTAAAGAAACTAATGCAACAAATTAATCGATCAATTTCAGAAAATTAGAGGAAAAATTAACAACCCTGAACAAATAGGATCTGGATGAATCTTAGAACATACCTGAGTTCAATTCAACTTGTCCGACGACAGTCCAAACCGCGACGCCGTCAAACTGACAAAAATTCGCCGGAAATTCAATCCCAACTCCAGGATCACCGATGATAACAGAGACCAACACCCTGAAATTTTTTCCCCAACGATCGCAAGATGGGGTTAAAATGATCGAACCCAATTTTATAAGCGTGGACAAAACGCACAACCAGTCGAAAAACACAGACCGGAAACAAAATCGCCAGACAACTGAAGGATCCAACACGAAGAGAGCGAGATGAAAACGGAGATAAGCAAAAGTCAAACAGAAAAGCAAACAGGAAAGCTAAGTGAAAACAGAAGAGCAAAAGTGAAGAAAAGGAAACAGAAAATCAAAGAGAGACAAAAGGCAAACAGAAAAGCAGATAGCAAAACGGCAAATTAAGCAAAAAAAACCAGGGACATTTTCGTCCGGACACTATAGATAAACAGTAACCCACAACCAGGTTTTAGTatataaaataactaaaaattatTGTTCGCACGTTGTTACGGaattaaaaattgtaaaaagcATTATATTTGAAAGATATAAAAGATTGTGTCATAGAAAATTAATACAATTCATTGCTATATTTAATTGATACTCTTAAGTAAAAATCGTATAAGTTTTGGCTATCTATGTACATAAAATATTAGATCAACACATTCCACTTAAGCAGTTTTTGTGATTTTCGATCAACAACAGTACTTATATACAAAAGATTATGAAACTTTGAgttatttacatgaaaaaaaTGTTAAGAAATATTGTGACGTTACATTGATAAATATGACAAAAATTGTTCAATGGAATAACAAAAGTTCCCTCCAACACTCTTGATTGTCAGGAAATTAGTTTAAATCAATTCAAAGACCAAAACTCTAAATCAACCAACTTGTCCATTCCAAACTATCCAACAAAATTATTTGAACATGGAGAATCACAGAGCTAGCTTAGGAACCAAAGAAGATCTGCAAAAGCAAGTTAAGATATCATTCGTACTACAGAAGCAAATTACATAATAAAATTAAGAGAGCATCATAttacaaaagaataataatGTTCATTTCCAAATGTATTACGAAAGCCTATTGTTTCATTCCACTTCACATGATtcacaggttttttttttttcaacccaCAAAATTTACAGTTTAGTTCAAAGAATTTGATATGATTATTAATATTCACACGGAAAAGATAAGACTCAAATGAAATGGCCATTTGAATTCACTTTCTTATTTCTTATAACCACATGAgtatcatatatatacaaacGTAGCAAAAAGCCCAAAGTTTTGAAACTGTATAAAACGaagcaaaaagaaaatggaTTTGTTTCTTCACTTTGTTCCTCCTTTCTTCCGATACGTAGTGTTTTGCTTTGACACTTTGCAAAGGGAGGAAAGGAATGCATATTCTACTTTACCTTCTGAGTAAGCACTTGAAAGCTCTTTCTGAACTCTTTTGTGCTCATCCTAATTTTGTGATCGCTCAATTTCAAGTGTAGCCTTTCTTTTCTAGTGAGAGATTCCACTTGAGGTAATTAATGACTAACCAAGTGAAAGATATTACCGAGGTCCCCAAGACGGCAATATTATTGTCTTGAGGCTAAACTTTTTGCGATAAAAACCAGACAATAATATTAAATGTTATTGTCTTGAGGCTAACCAAATGTTAAACTTTTTGCGATAAAAACCAGACAATAATATTAAACTTTATGGTTAGTCATTAATTACCTCGGTAATATCATTCCCAAGACGGCAATATCGTTTAATGAGTGGGGTTTGAGGCTAAACTTTTTGCGATAAAAATCAtacaataatattttaaaacaaCTCAAATTATCAAATATTGCTAATCACCTTGCTAATTAGAGCGCTGATAGCAGGCTTATCTTCCTTATTTACAGCCAAGTGAAAGTTAAAACCAACAATGACATTGCCGTCTTGGGGACCTCGGTGGAGTTCTCCTTCTGGAGCTTCCTCCATGTCGACTACTGcagataaatataaaataaaataaaatcacatttataaaatGAATATCTAATTATATTTAAGAAGGCATAATAAATTATGGGTAGTATTGAAGCCAAATACAACGTACCCTTATGATAGACAAGATGGAGGGAATCAAGCTCATCAGCCCATGAAATCATCTGTCCAAAAGAGGATTTCATGATCACATCCATTTACCTTATTAAGCTTCCTAATTGTATGCACATATTCAATTGTAAAATATTTCCTTGTACAGATTGTCAACGCCTATAAAGTCTCTGTGAAATTGTATAAATACCATATACTAAGATCAATGGAGATTATCCAAACATTCAACCAAAAACCTGTGTGTGCTTTATGTTTTGTAGCACTTAATCTTTTATGGTATCTCAAAGCCCTTGACTCATCgtccattattattattttttctactCATGGCTGCCACTACCAATACTCATCATTCTACAGATTATTCCACCCTCCCCAATGTTTCCCACGCCATCACTCTCAAACTTGATACCAACAACCACCCTCTCTGGCTCGCTCAGATTGTACCAGTTTTCAAGAGTCGTCGTCTAATGCATTTTATTGATGGATCCTCCGAATGCCTTGCCCACTTTCTCAAGGATGATATTGGAAACCTCACCACCAATGTCAATCCTGCTTATGAGGATTGGATTCAGAAAGATCAATTGGTCCTTTCTTGGATCaatgggtctcttggcctacaGGCTCTCTTTGCAACAGCCCGTTACAAATTTGCTCGTGATGTCTGGGTTGCTTTGCAACACCGATATGCGTCTCACAATCAGAGTCGCATCATCCAACTTCGTACAACCTTCTTCCAAACCAAGCGTGGTGATTCCTCCATCGCTGACTATCTGGATCACATCAACTCTCTTGCTGACAGTCTGGCGCTTGCTGGGTCGCCAATCACTGATGCCGATCTTGTTACTGTGATCATGTCCAATGTTGGACCCAAGTTCGAAAACACCGTTGGTGCTGCCCAAGCTCGTGAAAACCTAGTTTCTTATGTTGATTTGGAAGCCCTCCTCCTCTCTGCTGAGTTGCGTCTTGCCGATCCGACTCCTCCTGTTGATCACTTCGTTCAAGCTATACCGGTCCCGGAATCGCAATTCCTCTCGCGGGGGTGGTCGATCATTCTCTGTTCGCAATGATGGTCGCTCTTCTTGTAGAGGTGGctttgataagagcatatttatgcaacttagttagcttgtttcttggcatttacttagtttaattctagttattttagtactttaagctattttcgtgtgtttgtaagttcaaataacaaagttagcaacaaagtgctatttggagcattttggagcatttttgggccaagattggatagtgcaagcatgaagacatgaggatggacgttttttaagattagaaggctagaaatcaacatgtgtgtgtgcaagtgtgttgacctacaactacaaacatccatccactacacccattacatccactcattaccaaacatccatccactacacccattacatccactcattaccccaacactcatccactacacccattacatccactcattaccacaacactcacccactacacctattacatccactcattaccaaacatccatccactacacccattacatccactcattaccaaacactcatcatCTCcatagcctataaatacatccatccttcaccataacaagggaaGATTAGAAaagatccatccaaagacactacattcacatctcacaactccatacacttacactttcattccttggccgtgagcaccatccattcatccattcatttccctttccttgccatGACCTCCAcccaacctaaacacatttaGCCATtcctttccatatatccatacgcaTCCATCAAActacaccttgtgccgcaacaaagagaagaaggaggacccttggacgtgcttgccattcaagttggattgttggagagtttttaggtgttttcattctttgttttcaatgtttaagtttatgtatctttgctttgtgagtatgaggaactaaaccccccttagctagggggaatttgaaaccatgttcatgcttgcaatatgatttgattactttcagttgtgattcataagttgtgaattcaatttgtttaactgcttgattgataacttattcgtgtatgtttattaagagtgcacacttagtttgcatgcatgaatatgatgctagagtataagggagtttcacctaatagttacaaacttatattcacaagtagtggaggtcgcttataaacgatcgcgttaaatgaattcttggcaggagtttcatgctcatcatagttacaaatgtttcgtcaatgcttatgattttcatagaacttaatgattcttgcttgtatctctattatgcaattcatgtagggaacttgtggggaatgctttgggttgttgtatgcaatcatctaattcaatgaaattagaaaaatctgaggattaatttaagtgtacctaattaatctggggtgttgaggttcatggtttattgaaaagcaactggatattggtttatgtgcaagtatgtcatgtatggagaagaaccctctagctagctcatcatccatagtttaacccatcacccatcaattcacctaaatttgtctaagaatctgtttaaattgttcttgctttgttttccttattttcgtccaaaaccaaaatcccctttattttattaagtCATAATAGTTAGTACTTGTTTTAGattgtatttttaagtgttttaagtcaaaataaaataaattttcgtccaaactttgtgttagtggcagaaactgccttagagttgtttttaggcagttttgagtctttataatctgttttgagtcttgtgactttgttttgagtcttgtaagtttaattcatgcttttaagtttgtttacacatatttaagtcagtttcaagtgttttagcaatccctcataatccccggcctagaacgatccctacttacattctttactacaattgacaacaaaagggtttaatttgtgtgttaagttattttcgcATCAGGCTTCTATAGAGTCAATTCTCATACCTCTGGAAAATTTCATCGTGGTGAACGCAATGGTGGATTCTATCGAGGTAATTTTAATTCCTTTGGTATTTCTAATCGTGGTCAGCTAGCTGCAGGTCTTTTAGGCCCCACCCCAAATTAGCACAATGGTTCATCTTCTTCAACCTTTAGTGAGTCACGCATAAAGTGTCAAATTTGTGGTAGTCTTGGGCACCCTGCCATTGATTGTTATGACCGTATGAACTTGGCGTATGAATGGCGTATTCCTTCTAAGCGCCTCACTACCATGGTGACTCAATCCGTGGCTCAATCTACTCAAATCGACAAACATTGGCTTCTAGATTCCGGTGCTAACTCTCACATCACCAATGACTTAGGCAAACTCACTCTTACCCGAGATTATCATGGCCATGATACCGTCGGTGGTGTGCTTGATGGAACAGGTTTGCCTATTAgtcatgtttgtaccatacttgaccaatcccgaaactaccgagcaccggtcaacgttataatGTCAAGGACAcataagagtttccttccaaccaggagaccaatcacagggctatgaaaaacagcgaacgagctttaaggcctggccaccaagtgtttcacgtggaagatatcaagggaggcaagtatcaaaagcctaactaggatccaatatgtttctaccctgaggaagaaagaggtatcatctaccctcacaacgacccactgatcgacgaatcctggtagacatgggggcttcggtcaatatcatgtttgctgaatctttcagggcacttaatgtagctgaacacttgctcaatCGCTCGATTtatcctctgataagcttctccggtgatattgtgcaacctttagggagcatacacttacctttcaccattggtacagtcCCTTACAtaactaccattaccactaacttcctggtggttaattgcccaacggcatacaatgtcattttcggacgcacaggcatcaatgatctcaaggtcatggtatccacacatatgttgttgatgaaatttccaaccccctatggcaatagttacatcagaggagatcaacttagtgcacgatcatgttacaacacttcggtcaagcaactgCACCTGCctatgcccaaggaaaccctttctatacatgaccaagtcataaagaccagcccagacgaagccaacttggatcttcacggtggtaacagtcaacccgacgatcctcgagacgACTCTTTCACCTAGTAAGCACAACCCGCGGAAGAGTTAGAGAAggtttctatctcaaaagattatccagatcgcatggtgaatattggcaccaccttgtcatcacccattcggttggcattgatctattttttgcaagagaacactgaggtcttcgcctggtcatacgaggacatgccagacatctctcccgatatcatatgtcatcgcttgaagattgaccccaagaccaagccggtgagacagaagcgaagatcttatgacgttgaacgatacgaagcaatgaaggcagaagttgaaaaacctaaaggcataggcttcgtccgcgaagtcaattacccaacatgggtagcaaatgtggtccttgttaagaaaaatccgaccaaagaaagtctcatgctccaaaaggtcttgtggagaatgtgtgtcgactacaccgacctaaacaaagaatgcccgaatgatagctttcctcttcctctcattgacagacttatagactctatggCAGGATGTGAACTcgtgagcttcatggatgcttactcaggatacaa
This window harbors:
- the LOC126633999 gene encoding uncharacterized protein LOC126633999, whose translation is MAATTNTHHSTDYSTLPNVSHAITLKLDTNNHPLWLAQIVPVFKSRRLMHFIDGSSECLAHFLKDDIGNLTTNVNPAYEDWIQKDQLVLSWINGSLGLQALFATARYKFARDVWVALQHRYASHNQSRIIQLRTTFFQTKRGDSSIADYLDHINSLADSLALAGSPITDADLVTVIMSNVGPKFENTVGAAQARENLVSYVDLEALLLSAELRLADPTPPVDHFVQAIPVPESQFLSRGWSIILCSQ